From a single Acidimicrobiales bacterium genomic region:
- a CDS encoding alpha-1,4-glucan--maltose-1-phosphate maltosyltransferase — MQIEPVSPVVDDGRFSAKATTGEVVTVTADLFADGHVRIAGALRYRPVGGTWTEVPLVPGVNDRWTASFVPDEIGPWEYTIHGWVDHFETWRQGTTKKVAAGQDVAVELEIGLGLVDALAARARGEDRTTLAAVRETLAVGRIPRFLEDDGAAADAAALAWRCAPRQPTSRLAKPLPLTVDRERARFSAWYEFFPRSTVDGAASHGNLADAIDRLDHVAELGFDVVYIPPIHPIGITKRKGPNNTTTSEPGDVGVPWAIGSSDGGHTAVHPDLGTVDDVVALAEACHDRDMDLALDMAFQCSPDHPWVSEHPEWFEKRPDGTVQFAENPPKRYEDIYPLHFENDDWQSLWCALRDVMLFWVERGVKVFRVDNPHTKPFAFWEWAIAEVRADHPDVLFLAEAFTRPRVMERLAKLGFTQSYTYFAWRTGRAELEEYLRDLSSRTVDYFRPNFWPNTPDILTEQLQTGGRAVFRSRAVLAATLTANWGVYGPAFELCEHEPVRAGSEEYLNSEKYQLRSWDLERAESLAPLLARLNEIRRSQPALQHDRTIRFHGSADERVICWSKTDPAGEGAPILVVVNLDPHQQAATTVDVDWAALGLAYDATYQLKDLLGGGRYTWHGAVNYVELAPWSLVAHVFEVSGPPAPEEAP, encoded by the coding sequence GTGCAGATCGAGCCCGTGTCACCCGTCGTCGACGACGGCCGGTTCTCCGCCAAGGCGACCACCGGCGAGGTGGTGACGGTGACCGCCGATCTGTTCGCCGACGGCCACGTCCGCATCGCCGGCGCACTGAGGTACCGCCCGGTGGGCGGTACCTGGACGGAGGTCCCGCTCGTGCCGGGCGTCAACGACCGCTGGACGGCGTCCTTCGTCCCCGACGAGATCGGACCCTGGGAATACACGATCCACGGTTGGGTCGACCACTTCGAGACCTGGCGCCAGGGCACCACCAAAAAGGTCGCAGCCGGCCAGGACGTCGCTGTGGAACTCGAGATCGGGCTCGGCCTGGTCGACGCCCTGGCGGCACGGGCCCGCGGCGAGGATCGCACCACGCTCGCCGCCGTACGCGAGACCCTCGCCGTGGGGCGGATACCCCGCTTCCTCGAGGACGATGGCGCCGCTGCCGACGCCGCCGCTCTCGCCTGGCGCTGCGCACCTCGCCAGCCGACCAGCCGACTTGCGAAGCCACTCCCGCTGACCGTCGATCGCGAGCGCGCCCGGTTCAGCGCCTGGTACGAGTTCTTCCCACGGTCCACCGTCGACGGCGCCGCCTCACACGGGAACCTCGCGGATGCGATCGATCGCCTCGATCACGTCGCCGAGCTCGGCTTCGACGTCGTGTACATCCCACCGATCCACCCGATCGGCATCACCAAGCGCAAGGGTCCCAACAACACCACGACGTCCGAACCCGGCGACGTCGGCGTTCCCTGGGCGATCGGTTCGAGCGACGGCGGACACACGGCTGTGCACCCGGACCTCGGGACCGTCGACGACGTCGTGGCCCTGGCTGAGGCCTGTCATGACCGCGATATGGACCTGGCGCTCGACATGGCCTTCCAGTGCTCTCCGGATCACCCCTGGGTGAGCGAACATCCGGAGTGGTTCGAGAAGCGCCCGGACGGAACCGTGCAGTTCGCGGAGAACCCGCCGAAGCGTTATGAGGACATCTACCCCCTCCACTTCGAGAACGACGACTGGCAGTCGCTGTGGTGCGCGCTGCGCGATGTGATGCTGTTCTGGGTGGAGCGCGGCGTGAAGGTCTTTCGCGTCGACAACCCCCACACGAAACCGTTCGCGTTCTGGGAATGGGCCATCGCCGAGGTCCGCGCCGACCACCCCGACGTGCTCTTCCTCGCCGAAGCATTCACCCGGCCCCGCGTCATGGAACGACTCGCGAAGCTCGGCTTCACCCAGTCCTACACGTACTTCGCCTGGCGGACCGGGCGCGCCGAACTCGAGGAGTACCTGCGGGACCTCAGCTCCCGGACCGTCGACTACTTCCGCCCCAACTTCTGGCCGAACACCCCCGACATCCTCACCGAACAACTCCAGACAGGCGGACGTGCGGTCTTCCGGTCGCGGGCCGTACTCGCCGCGACCCTCACCGCCAACTGGGGCGTCTACGGCCCCGCCTTCGAGCTGTGCGAACACGAACCGGTGCGCGCAGGATCCGAGGAGTACCTGAACTCCGAGAAGTACCAGCTGCGCAGCTGGGATCTCGAGCGCGCCGAGAGCCTGGCCCCACTGCTCGCGCGTCTCAACGAGATCCGTCGATCCCAGCCCGCACTCCAACACGACCGCACGATCAGGTTCCACGGGTCGGCCGACGAAAGGGTCATCTGCTGGTCCAAGACCGACCCGGCCGGCGAGGGGGCTCCGATCCTTGTGGTCGTCAACCTCGATCCCCACCAGCAGGCGGCCACGACGGTGGACGTCGACTGGGCCGCGCTCGGCCTCGCCTACGACGCCACCTACCAGCTCAAGGATCTGCTCGGCGGCGGCAGGTACACCTGGCACGGCGCCGTCAACTACGTCGAGCTCGCCCCGTGGTCGCTCGTCGCCCACGTGTTCGAGGTCTCAGGACCCCCAGCCCCCGAGGAGGCACCATGA
- a CDS encoding LLM class F420-dependent oxidoreductase encodes MKVGIQLQPQATTMARMRSAAKAADEMGVDSIWTWDHFYPLFGDPDASHFEGWMTLAAFGADTSRAKIGMLVTGNTYRNPELLADMARTLDHITGGRAYLGVGAGWFERDYTEYGYEFGTARSRLMELESALERMTARISSLNPQPVGDLPILIGGGGEKITLRLVATYANAWNTFGPPENFAAKSAVLDRWCAEVGRDSAEIERTVALSADDDHPVEAYLEAGATHFIVMKSDPFDFTKVEELLAFRDA; translated from the coding sequence ATGAAGGTCGGTATCCAACTCCAACCCCAGGCGACGACGATGGCCCGCATGCGGTCCGCGGCGAAGGCCGCCGACGAGATGGGCGTCGACTCGATCTGGACCTGGGACCACTTCTACCCGCTGTTCGGAGATCCCGACGCCTCGCATTTCGAGGGCTGGATGACCCTTGCGGCGTTCGGCGCCGACACGTCGCGAGCGAAGATAGGGATGCTCGTGACCGGCAACACCTATCGCAACCCCGAACTCCTCGCCGACATGGCCCGGACCCTCGACCACATCACGGGTGGACGGGCCTACCTCGGGGTCGGTGCAGGGTGGTTCGAGCGTGACTACACCGAGTACGGATACGAGTTCGGAACAGCCCGCAGTCGCCTCATGGAACTGGAGTCCGCGCTGGAGCGCATGACGGCGCGGATCTCGTCGCTCAACCCCCAGCCCGTCGGGGACCTGCCGATTCTCATCGGCGGTGGCGGGGAGAAGATCACCCTGCGGCTCGTCGCAACCTACGCGAACGCGTGGAACACGTTCGGTCCGCCGGAGAACTTCGCGGCGAAGTCCGCAGTCCTCGACCGCTGGTGCGCCGAGGTCGGCCGGGACTCGGCCGAGATCGAGCGGACGGTCGCCCTCTCCGCCGACGACGACCATCCCGTGGAGGCCTACCTCGAGGCCGGAGCAACCCACTTCATCGTGATGAAGTCCGACCCGTTCGACTTCACGAAGGTCGAGGAACTCCTGGCGTTCCGCGACGCCTGA
- a CDS encoding YceI family protein, which yields MDNPQAPVRRPLWRRRWFLVTTGVFVLVAVGAGVGIWWYLRDDAPDEVSLDAAIEAAGGGAADGAADDGAADGGAADDGPEADPPEADATDDGGAGTDPGDDGGADGATDGASGTWSVDLSLGDFAFEEATGSFAGFRVEEELAGIGSTTAVGRTPEVEGSIEIDGTTLVSAEIVADMTAIVTNDSRRDGVVQRTLDTSEFPTATFVLSEPVELGAGAATGSPVAVEAPGTLTIHGVSREVVIPIEAQLVDGDRIAMVGSIPIVFADYDVDTPSAAIVVSLQDDGIMEFQLLMTRS from the coding sequence ATGGACAACCCCCAGGCCCCCGTCCGTCGTCCGCTGTGGCGGCGCCGCTGGTTCCTCGTCACGACCGGCGTGTTCGTCCTCGTGGCCGTCGGGGCCGGGGTCGGCATCTGGTGGTACCTGCGCGACGACGCGCCGGACGAGGTTTCGCTCGACGCGGCCATCGAGGCGGCCGGTGGAGGCGCAGCGGACGGTGCTGCCGATGATGGCGCTGCGGATGGCGGCGCTGCAGATGACGGCCCTGAGGCTGACCCTCCGGAGGCGGACGCGACCGACGACGGGGGCGCCGGCACCGACCCGGGCGATGACGGTGGCGCTGACGGGGCCACGGACGGTGCCTCGGGAACGTGGTCGGTGGACCTGAGTCTGGGCGACTTCGCGTTCGAAGAGGCGACGGGCAGTTTCGCCGGGTTCCGTGTCGAGGAGGAGCTCGCGGGGATCGGGTCCACCACGGCGGTCGGTCGCACCCCCGAGGTCGAGGGGTCGATCGAGATCGACGGGACCACCCTGGTCTCGGCCGAGATCGTCGCGGACATGACCGCCATCGTGACCAACGACAGCCGTCGTGACGGTGTGGTCCAGCGGACCCTCGACACCAGCGAGTTCCCGACCGCGACCTTCGTCCTGTCGGAGCCTGTCGAACTCGGCGCTGGTGCTGCCACGGGTTCGCCCGTCGCCGTCGAGGCACCCGGAACTCTGACCATCCACGGCGTGAGCCGTGAGGTCGTGATTCCGATCGAGGCGCAGTTGGTGGACGGCGACCGGATCGCCATGGTCGGTTCGATCCCCATCGTCTTCGCGGACTACGACGTCGACACGCCGTCTGCTGCGATCGTCGTGTCCCTTCAGGACGACGGGATCATGGAGTTCCAGCTGTTGATGACGCGCAGCTGA
- the glgX gene encoding glycogen debranching protein GlgX, protein MRQWVGDAYPLGATYDGAGTNFSLFSSVADGVELCLVSERGDEEERVELSEVDGFCWHAYLPDVRPGTRYGYRVHGPWDPDNGLWCNPAKLLLDPYAKAVDGFIDWSPACFGYVFGDESKPNTDDSAPHVPKALVHDPWFDWGNDRPPAHPVHHTVIYETHVKGLTRRHPDVPPELQGTYLGVAHPAVIDHLVSLGITAVELMPTHLFVQDHHLTQRGLRNYWGYNSIGYFAPHNEYSSVDHRGQVQEFKTMVRELHRAGIEVILDVVYNHTAEGNHLGPTLSLRGIDNPAYYRLVDGDPRYYMDYTGTGNSMNMRHPHVLQMIMDSLRYWVLEMHVDGFRFDLAATLARELHEVDRLSAFFDLIQQDPVVSQVKLIAEPWDIGEGGYQVGNFPPLWSEWNGRYRDTIRDFWRGEEATLAEFGSRFTGSSDLYQSDSRRPTASINFVTAHDGFTLADLVSYDKKHNAANGEDGNDGESHNRSWNGGAEGPTDDPAILENRRRRRRSIFTTLLLSQGVPMILGGDEFGRSQGGNNNAYCQDNEISWYDWETIDEEFLDFSRRVIAFRAAHPVFRRRRWFQGKAIRGVEDMSWFRPDGAEMTGEDWDAGYARAVGVFVNGEAITVPDEYGRRVVDDSFLVLFNAGHDSIGWKVPGRRIGRRWIADIDTATPGSRPRRLRAGQRLELAAHSVLVLRRVEEPA, encoded by the coding sequence ATGCGGCAATGGGTTGGTGACGCGTATCCCCTCGGCGCGACCTATGACGGGGCGGGCACGAACTTCTCCCTGTTCTCGTCGGTCGCGGACGGCGTGGAACTGTGCCTCGTCTCGGAGAGGGGCGACGAGGAGGAACGGGTCGAGCTCAGCGAGGTCGACGGGTTCTGCTGGCACGCCTACCTCCCCGATGTCCGACCGGGCACCCGCTACGGCTACCGGGTGCACGGACCCTGGGACCCCGACAATGGCCTGTGGTGCAACCCCGCCAAGCTCCTCCTGGACCCCTACGCCAAGGCGGTCGACGGCTTCATCGACTGGAGCCCGGCATGCTTCGGGTACGTGTTCGGCGACGAGTCGAAACCCAACACCGACGACAGCGCACCCCACGTGCCCAAGGCGCTCGTCCATGACCCGTGGTTCGACTGGGGAAACGACCGCCCACCGGCACATCCGGTGCACCACACGGTCATCTACGAGACCCATGTCAAGGGTCTGACCCGCCGCCATCCCGATGTCCCCCCCGAGCTGCAGGGGACCTACCTCGGCGTGGCACACCCGGCCGTCATCGACCATCTCGTCAGCCTCGGGATAACGGCCGTCGAGTTGATGCCCACCCACCTGTTCGTCCAGGACCACCACCTGACCCAGAGAGGTCTGCGCAACTACTGGGGCTACAACTCGATCGGCTACTTCGCCCCCCACAACGAGTACTCCAGCGTCGACCACCGGGGCCAGGTCCAGGAGTTCAAGACCATGGTGCGCGAGCTGCACCGGGCGGGGATCGAGGTGATTCTCGACGTGGTGTACAACCACACCGCCGAGGGCAACCACCTCGGGCCCACCCTGTCCCTGCGGGGGATCGACAACCCCGCCTACTACCGGCTCGTCGACGGTGACCCCCGCTACTACATGGACTACACGGGCACCGGCAACAGCATGAACATGCGCCACCCGCACGTGTTGCAGATGATCATGGACTCCCTGCGGTACTGGGTGCTCGAGATGCACGTCGACGGGTTCCGGTTCGATCTCGCGGCGACGCTGGCCCGCGAGTTGCACGAGGTCGACCGCCTCTCCGCGTTCTTCGACCTGATCCAACAGGACCCGGTGGTCTCACAGGTGAAGCTCATAGCCGAACCCTGGGACATCGGCGAAGGCGGCTACCAGGTGGGCAACTTCCCGCCTCTCTGGTCGGAGTGGAACGGCCGGTACCGAGACACGATCCGGGACTTCTGGCGGGGCGAGGAGGCGACCCTGGCGGAGTTCGGTTCGCGCTTCACCGGCAGCTCGGACCTGTACCAGTCCGATTCGCGTCGACCGACCGCGTCGATCAACTTCGTGACCGCCCACGACGGGTTCACGCTGGCCGACCTCGTCAGCTACGACAAGAAGCACAACGCCGCGAACGGCGAAGACGGCAACGACGGCGAGTCACACAACCGTTCGTGGAACGGCGGCGCCGAGGGACCGACGGACGACCCGGCGATCCTCGAGAACCGCCGCCGCCGCCGCCGCAGCATCTTCACGACGCTGCTGTTGTCCCAGGGTGTCCCGATGATCCTCGGCGGGGACGAGTTCGGTCGCTCCCAGGGTGGGAACAACAACGCCTACTGCCAGGACAACGAGATCTCCTGGTACGACTGGGAGACGATCGACGAGGAGTTCCTCGACTTCTCCCGCAGGGTCATCGCGTTCCGGGCCGCACACCCGGTGTTCCGGCGGCGACGTTGGTTCCAGGGCAAGGCGATACGCGGCGTGGAGGACATGTCCTGGTTCCGGCCCGACGGCGCCGAGATGACCGGCGAAGACTGGGACGCGGGATACGCCCGGGCCGTGGGTGTCTTCGTGAACGGCGAGGCGATCACCGTGCCCGACGAGTACGGGCGCCGCGTCGTCGACGACAGCTTCCTCGTGCTCTTCAACGCCGGCCACGACAGCATCGGCTGGAAGGTTCCGGGGCGCCGGATCGGGCGGCGCTGGATCGCTGACATCGACACCGCCACACCCGGCAGCCGACCCCGCCGCCTCCGGGCCGGGCAACGCCTCGAGCTGGCCGCGCACAGCGTCCTCGTCCTACGGAGGGTCGAGGAGCCGGCCTGA
- the treS gene encoding maltose alpha-D-glucosyltransferase, which translates to MSGNGTEWVPRPEWYRDAVIYQTHVRAFADSNGDGIGDFTGLTGKLDYLAEDLGVTALWVMPFYPSPLRDDGYDIADYNSINPSYGDMRSFRRFLAAAHERGIHVIGEMPINHTSDQHPWFQRARTAPPGSRERNYYVWSDTTDLYTDARIIFEQFEPSNWSWDPVAEAYYWHRFYHHQPDLNFESADVRDEVFKAVDYWFAMGVDGLRLDAIPYLFEEDGTNCENLPQTHAFLKDLRAHVDAKFANRMFLAEANQWPEDAAAYFGEGDECHMNFHFPVMPRLYMGVQMENRTPIVDILEQTPATPPGCQWATFLRNHDELTLEMVTDEERDYMVRAYAHDPEMRINLGIRRRLAPLLGNDRSKIELLNALLFSLPGTPVVYYGDEIGMGDNVYLGDRDGVRTPMQWTPDRNAGFSTANPHKLFLPVITEPGYHYENVNVEAQLQNPGSLLRWTRQLIALRKRYPVLGRGDITFLDPENPRVLAFVRTMEGSEPFMVVANLSRLSQHVELDLREWINHVPTEVFGQTPFPSVGELPWMVTLAPHGFFWFSLVPPDPAEADLGGPPLIPGTWPDVVRSSGGRLARALRRWIVGQRWFAGKGRPISELHVDDVVQFPDDVAEAALVVVRVAYTDGDPQRYAVPLARLTGDRATSVSNLHPGAVVASLDDDAVLVDAMVDETSVAAVVRTARSRRQLTGRKVKLRGRPTRLLGNLGDDVRLVGVEQSNTSAIIDSSVIAKLIRRIEPGENPDIELPTALADAGFAHSPRVAGAVEMDLPGESEPAVLMALHSFEANEGDVWNWSQDELSRLYDRLAETDDTAPAGPEALAGLGGRAEPRGNHADAVGPALDVAGLLGTRIAEMHAALAPLDGGPKPFAVLYQRSLVQTLRAQLRSTQRELKRAKDLTEEAASLAARVIDDGELLLERTDALRARKLEAARIRVHGDLHLGQILWTGRDVVIIDYEGEPNRPLSERRIKRSPVADVAGVLRSFDYAPRVALATALDRGLLHDSDVPRMTGWAHWWTAWVQRRFLSSYSSTIADAGLVPTDTDDFALLVDTYVLEKALYEVRYELGARPDWVSWPLAALVEIIDRAER; encoded by the coding sequence ATGAGCGGCAACGGAACCGAATGGGTCCCCCGACCCGAGTGGTACCGCGACGCGGTCATCTACCAGACCCATGTGCGGGCCTTCGCCGACTCCAACGGCGACGGCATCGGAGACTTCACCGGGCTGACCGGAAAGCTCGACTACCTCGCCGAGGACCTGGGCGTCACAGCGCTGTGGGTCATGCCGTTCTACCCCTCGCCGCTGCGTGACGACGGCTACGACATCGCCGACTACAACAGCATCAACCCCTCCTACGGGGACATGCGGTCGTTCCGGCGCTTCCTCGCCGCCGCCCACGAACGCGGCATCCACGTCATCGGTGAGATGCCGATCAACCACACGTCGGACCAGCACCCGTGGTTCCAACGGGCCCGCACCGCCCCGCCGGGCAGCCGGGAGCGGAACTACTACGTGTGGAGCGACACGACCGACCTCTACACCGACGCCCGCATCATCTTCGAACAGTTCGAGCCGTCCAACTGGAGCTGGGATCCGGTCGCCGAGGCCTACTACTGGCACCGCTTCTACCACCACCAGCCCGACCTCAACTTCGAGAGCGCCGACGTGCGCGACGAGGTCTTCAAGGCGGTCGACTACTGGTTCGCCATGGGTGTCGACGGTCTACGCCTAGACGCCATCCCCTACCTCTTCGAAGAGGACGGGACGAACTGCGAGAACCTCCCGCAGACCCACGCCTTCCTCAAGGACCTGAGGGCCCACGTCGACGCGAAGTTCGCCAACCGCATGTTCCTCGCAGAGGCGAACCAGTGGCCCGAGGACGCAGCCGCCTACTTCGGCGAAGGCGACGAGTGCCACATGAACTTCCACTTCCCGGTCATGCCACGTCTCTACATGGGTGTGCAGATGGAGAACCGGACGCCAATCGTCGACATCCTCGAACAGACCCCCGCCACCCCGCCGGGCTGCCAGTGGGCCACCTTCCTGCGCAACCACGACGAGTTGACCCTCGAGATGGTGACCGACGAGGAACGTGACTACATGGTGCGCGCCTACGCGCACGACCCGGAGATGCGTATCAACCTCGGCATCCGGCGGCGACTCGCGCCCCTGCTCGGCAACGACCGCTCGAAGATCGAACTGCTGAACGCACTGCTGTTCTCGCTGCCGGGAACCCCGGTCGTCTACTACGGGGACGAGATCGGAATGGGTGACAACGTCTACCTCGGCGACCGCGACGGTGTGCGGACGCCGATGCAGTGGACCCCCGACCGCAACGCGGGCTTCTCCACGGCGAACCCGCACAAGCTGTTCCTCCCGGTCATCACCGAACCCGGCTACCACTACGAGAACGTCAACGTCGAGGCCCAACTCCAGAACCCCGGGTCGCTACTGCGCTGGACACGTCAGCTCATCGCGCTGCGCAAGCGCTATCCGGTGCTCGGGCGCGGCGACATCACCTTCCTCGACCCGGAGAACCCCCGCGTTCTCGCCTTCGTGCGGACGATGGAGGGATCCGAACCGTTCATGGTGGTCGCGAACCTGTCGCGGCTGTCCCAGCACGTCGAGTTGGATCTGCGCGAATGGATCAACCACGTCCCCACGGAGGTGTTCGGCCAGACACCGTTCCCGTCGGTTGGTGAGCTCCCATGGATGGTGACTCTCGCCCCCCACGGCTTCTTCTGGTTCTCCCTGGTTCCACCCGACCCCGCCGAGGCCGACCTCGGCGGACCACCCTTGATCCCGGGCACGTGGCCCGACGTCGTGCGATCCTCGGGAGGTCGCCTGGCGCGCGCCCTGCGCCGCTGGATCGTCGGACAGCGCTGGTTCGCCGGCAAGGGTCGGCCCATCTCGGAGCTCCACGTCGACGACGTCGTGCAGTTCCCCGACGACGTCGCCGAGGCCGCCCTGGTCGTGGTCAGAGTGGCCTACACCGACGGCGACCCGCAGCGCTACGCGGTTCCGCTCGCGCGTCTCACCGGCGACCGGGCCACGTCGGTCTCGAACCTCCACCCCGGCGCGGTCGTGGCGAGCCTCGACGACGACGCCGTACTCGTGGACGCGATGGTCGACGAGACCTCCGTCGCCGCCGTCGTCCGCACCGCACGCTCACGGCGCCAGCTCACCGGACGCAAGGTCAAGCTCCGCGGGCGGCCCACCCGGCTACTGGGGAACCTCGGCGACGACGTCCGCCTTGTCGGCGTGGAGCAGTCCAACACGTCCGCCATCATCGACTCGTCGGTGATCGCCAAGCTCATCCGTCGGATCGAGCCCGGCGAGAATCCCGACATCGAACTGCCGACGGCCCTGGCCGATGCCGGCTTCGCGCACTCCCCCCGTGTCGCCGGAGCCGTGGAGATGGACCTACCCGGCGAGTCCGAGCCGGCGGTCCTCATGGCGCTTCACAGCTTCGAGGCCAACGAGGGCGACGTCTGGAACTGGTCACAGGACGAGCTCTCACGGCTCTATGACCGCCTGGCGGAGACCGACGACACCGCACCGGCGGGACCCGAGGCGCTCGCCGGGCTCGGCGGCCGGGCGGAACCACGCGGAAACCACGCCGACGCCGTCGGCCCGGCCCTCGACGTCGCCGGCCTGCTCGGTACACGAATCGCCGAGATGCACGCGGCGCTCGCCCCACTCGACGGAGGGCCGAAACCGTTCGCGGTGCTCTACCAGCGCTCGCTCGTCCAGACCCTGCGTGCACAGCTGCGGTCGACGCAGCGGGAACTGAAGCGGGCGAAGGATCTCACCGAGGAGGCCGCATCCCTCGCGGCGCGTGTCATCGACGACGGCGAGTTGTTGCTGGAACGCACCGATGCGCTCCGGGCCCGCAAGCTCGAGGCCGCACGAATCCGCGTCCACGGCGACCTGCACCTCGGGCAGATCCTGTGGACCGGCCGCGACGTCGTCATCATCGACTACGAAGGCGAACCGAACCGGCCACTGAGCGAACGACGGATCAAGCGGTCACCGGTCGCCGACGTCGCCGGTGTGCTTCGCTCGTTCGACTACGCGCCCCGGGTCGCACTCGCGACAGCCTTGGACCGCGGCCTTCTGCACGACTCCGACGTGCCCCGCATGACGGGGTGGGCCCACTGGTGGACAGCGTGGGTGCAGCGACGGTTCCTGTCGAGCTACTCCTCCACCATCGCGGACGCGGGGCTCGTCCCGACCGATACCGACGACTTCGCGCTGCTCGTCGACACCTACGTTCTCGAGAAGGCGCTCTACGAGGTCCGCTACGAGCTGGGTGCCCGTCCCGACTGGGTCTCGTGGCCGCTCGCCGCTCTCGTCGAGATCATCGACCGGGCCGAGCGATGA
- a CDS encoding DUF2071 domain-containing protein, producing the protein MTVAPEPVTATTPRPVRRPVMLQSWTDLVYLHWDHPPDVVQALLPDGVRVDTFEDRAWIGLVPFMMRAIRVPGTPAIPWVSTFPEINVRTYVIDATGRRAVWFFSLDIPRSVPVGIARLAYDLPYCWAAARYETDGERRRYVSRRRRPHRSAARLDMTILPTDPIAADRETDLDRWLTARWGLVAGTRRTLRHAPVDHPRWPLHRAEVLHLDQTLVEAAGLPAPASPPHVLYSPGVDVRVGLPRRIG; encoded by the coding sequence GTGACCGTCGCTCCCGAACCCGTCACGGCGACGACCCCCCGCCCCGTGCGCCGTCCGGTGATGCTCCAGAGCTGGACCGACCTCGTCTATCTCCATTGGGATCACCCGCCCGACGTCGTCCAGGCACTGCTCCCCGACGGCGTGCGCGTCGACACGTTCGAAGACCGCGCGTGGATCGGCCTCGTCCCGTTCATGATGCGCGCCATCCGCGTACCGGGAACCCCGGCCATTCCATGGGTGTCGACCTTCCCGGAGATCAACGTGCGGACCTACGTGATCGACGCCACGGGACGTCGGGCGGTCTGGTTCTTCTCACTCGACATTCCCCGGTCCGTTCCGGTCGGAATCGCACGTCTGGCCTACGATCTGCCGTACTGCTGGGCGGCGGCCCGCTACGAGACAGACGGAGAGCGCCGGCGATACGTCTCGCGGCGCCGCCGGCCTCACCGGTCGGCCGCACGCCTGGACATGACGATCCTCCCCACCGACCCGATCGCCGCCGACCGGGAGACCGACCTCGACCGGTGGCTCACCGCCCGCTGGGGGCTCGTCGCCGGAACCCGCCGCACGCTGCGCCACGCACCCGTCGACCACCCCCGCTGGCCTCTCCACCGGGCGGAGGTTCTCCACCTCGACCAGACGCTTGTCGAAGCCGCGGGGCTGCCCGCACCGGCCTCGCCTCCCCACGTGCTCTACTCCCCCGGCGTCGACGTGAGAGTCGGACTCCCCCGTCGCATCGGCTGA
- a CDS encoding VOC family protein, whose translation MSNPPSDRPTWSGVNHLALVTDDMDATTRFWHGVLGAPLVATIGTDTFRHYFFKVGEGQTIAFFEYTGVQLEHWSKPAGIPFPRASQFDHLSLNLPDEDALEALRTRLIDHDCEVTEVVDHGFIRSVYFSDPSGIALEASCWTTDIGPDDYEAPGRFHDAEPVAAVRELITDGELTSTPRTHLVDDIVTD comes from the coding sequence ATGAGCAACCCACCGAGCGACCGACCGACCTGGAGCGGCGTTAACCACCTCGCACTGGTCACCGACGACATGGACGCCACCACCCGGTTCTGGCACGGGGTGCTCGGCGCGCCGCTCGTCGCCACCATCGGGACCGACACGTTCCGGCACTACTTCTTCAAGGTCGGCGAGGGCCAGACCATCGCCTTCTTCGAGTACACGGGCGTCCAACTCGAGCACTGGTCCAAGCCGGCGGGCATCCCGTTCCCACGGGCGTCCCAGTTCGACCATCTCTCCCTGAACCTCCCCGACGAGGATGCACTGGAAGCTCTGCGCACCCGCCTGATAGACCACGACTGCGAGGTGACCGAGGTCGTTGACCACGGCTTCATTCGGTCCGTCTACTTCTCGGACCCGAGCGGCATCGCTCTCGAAGCCTCGTGTTGGACCACCGACATCGGTCCCGACGACTACGAGGCTCCCGGCCGGTTCCACGACGCCGAGCCGGTCGCCGCCGTGCGGGAACTGATCACCGACGGCGAGCTCACCTCGACGCCGCGCACGCACCTGGTCGACGACATCGTGACCGACTGA